TCTGGAAGACCGGTGACAAGGACCAGCGCGACAAGGCGCTGGCGGTGATCAACGAAGCCCGCAAGAAGCTGTACCTGATCCTCGCCGACGAGGACTGACGGACGGCTGCAGGGTGAGGTGAGGGAGCGCCCCCGGAATTCGCCAATTCCGCGGGGCGCTCCCGTGTGTGCCGGGCGCGCGGGTGGTGAGACGGGTGAGGGGAGCGCCGGTCAGGCGACGAGTGCGCCCAGCTTGCGCAGGGATTCGTCGAGCGCGGCCGTCGCGGAGTCCTTGAGCTTGCCCGCCATCAGGGAGACGGCGGCGCCGGTGAACCGGCCGTCGACGCGGACCGTCGTGGCGTCGCCGTCGGGGATGAGGGTGTAGCGGGTGGCGAGGTCCACGGCCATCGGGCCCTTGCCCCGGATGGCCAGGGTGCGGGCGGGTTCCAGCTCGGCGATGGTCCACTCGACCTCTGCCGGGAAGCCCATGAGCTTCAGGTTCTCCTGGAAGGTGCCGCCCACTTCGAGGGCCTTGGGACCGCCCTTGGGGAAGCCGGTGTGCGTCGTGTTCCACTCGCCGTACGCGGACCAGTCGACGAGCCGGGCCCAGACCTGCTCGGCGGGCGCCTCGATGCGTGCCTCCGCGCTGACATCGGCCATGCGACAACCCCTTCGTCTAGGACGGTGGTGTCGCGGAACGTAGCTCCGGCGCCCGGAACATTCAATACTGATGAACCGTCAGGAACCGGCGGGGCTTCCGGCGGGGCCGGGGTCTAGGTCGCCTGGCGGATCAGTGCCGCGTCGAACAGGTCCCATGCGCGGGGTAGGTGGCTTTCGTCGTGGCAGTGCCAGGCCTCCCAGAACAGGTCGGCGGGAAGGGCGTTCTCGGGGGCGTACACCCGGTACACGTACTGCCTGCCGTCGATCGCCGGCAGGGTCACCAACCAGCACCCGCTCTCCATGGGGTGAGGGACGAGGCGCCGGTGCCAGGCGGTTGCGTGAGGGGCGCGGGGCGAGCAGGCGCGCGCCCCTGGGGCGTGGTCGCCCGATCTCATCCGTAGGGAGGAGAGGCGGGTCCTCCCTACGCAACCTGCGTGGGACTCGAAGATGCTTCCTTTCGTGGATGACCCGGGGGCGGTGGGGCTGATGGGGTGGAAGGCGTGCGACCCCCTATTCCCCGGCCGTCGGCCGTCGACCGTGAACCGGACCATGTGGAGTTCGAGAGCAGGCTCACCGACGAGCTGGCCTCGATGATCGCCGCCGCGCGCAGACGGGCCCTCCGGGACGGGGACCGGCAGATCGACACCGCTCACCTGCTGCACACGCTGTTGGAATCCGACCCCGACGTCCGCGCCGTCTTCGACGGGCCGCAGGTCGCCCGGCTGCTCGGCTATCTCGTGCAGCGCAGCATCGGCTACGGACTGCGCTGGCAGATCGGTGTCGAGGACGCCGGAGTCGTCCCCGGCGCGCCGGGCACGCACGGCTGGTCGCCGGTGGCGGCCCGTGCGATGAGCCAGGCGCACGACCGTGCCGTGCGGCGGGGTGAGCGGTCGGCCCACGGCGTCGATCTGCTCGCCGCGCTGGTCGCGGCCCCCGGTTCGCGGGCCGTGGAGGTGCTGGGCACCGTGGGTGTCGACGTCGGGGTCGTGGCGCGGCGGACCGTGCGGACGGGCGAGGGCTCCTGATTCCGCGCGCTGACTCCCGGCCCTGAGTCGGGTCCCTCGGTTCGGCCGTGATCCGTGCCCACCCGCGGTCCAGTCGGTGAGACAGGTGTCAACGAGGGTGACGCTCCTGTCGTCGGCTGACATCATGTGCCGGTGCATACGTCTCAGGGGAGTCACGGACAACGTGGCCGGGGTGTCGGGCTGGTGCTCGCGCTCGGGTCCGCGGTCGCCTTCGGCGGATCGGGCACGGCGGCCAAGCCGCTCATCGAGGCGGGGCTCGACCCGCTCCATGTGGTGTGGCTGCGGGTCGTGGGCGCCGCCGTGGTGATGCTGCCGCTGGCCGTGCGGCACCGGGACCTGGTGCGGCGGCGGCCCGCGCTGCTCGTCGGTTTCGGGTTGTTCGCCGTGGCCGGTGTGCAGGCCTTCTACTTCGCGTCGATCTCCCGTATCCCCGTAGGAGTCGCCCTCCTCGTGGAGTACCTCGGGCCCGCCATCGTCCTCGGGTGGGTGCGGTTCGTGCAGCGACGGTCGGTGACGCCTGCCGCGGCGGTCGGGGTCGTCCTCGCGGTCGGCGGCCTCGCCTGTGTCGTCGAGATCTGGTCGGGGCTGAGCTTCGATCCGCTGGGACTGCTGCTCGCGCTCGGGGCCGCCTGTTGCCAGGCCGGGTACTTCGTGCTGTCCGACCAGGGGAGCGAGGCGGGGGCCGAGGCGCCGGATCCGCTCGGTGTCATCGCCTACGGACTGCTGGTGGGGGCGGCGGTGCTCACGGTGGTGGCGCGGCCGTGGGGGATGGAGTGGGAGGTGCTCGGGGGTGCGGCGCGGATGGATGGGACGGCGGTTCCGGCGTGGTTGCTGCTCGGGTGGGTGGTGCTGATCGCCACGGTGCTCGCCTATGTGACCGGGGTGGTGGCCGTGCGGCGGCTGTCTCCGCAGGTGGCGGGGGTCGTGGGGTGCCTGGAGGCGGTGGTGGCGACCGTGCTCGCGTGGGTGCTGCTGGGTGAGCACCTCGGGGTGGCGCAGATCGTCGGCGGGCTGGTGGTGCTGGCCGGGGCGTTCGTCGCGCAGCGGTCCGCGCCGGCCAGGAGGGCGCCGAGGAAGGTGGCGTCCGGTGGGGAAGGCGGGGATGGCGGGGAAGGGGTGGAACCCGAACTGTCGGTGGGGCGGGGGTGATGAGGCCCTCGGGGGGCATGTGGTCTGCGGCGACGAGGGCGTTGGGGTCCTGCGGGCTGCGGGCTGGGGGGAGGGGTGGGGCGTGATGGCGTGCGCTGCGGGTCGGCGTGGTTGCCCGTGTGGTTGCCCGCGCCCCCTTGAGGGCGCGGGCGCGCCTTCGGCCGCCGGGTGCTTCGGCTAAAGGGTCTTGAGGTAGTCCGGGAGTTCGGTGCCCGGGGCCAGGTCCGGGTCCGGGATCGGGGGCTCGTAGCCCTTGCGGAGGGGGACGACGCCGGCCCAGTGGGGGAGCGTGAGGTCCTCGGGCTCGTCGTTGACGCCGCCGGTGCGGGTCTTGGCCGAGACCTCGTTCAGGTCGAGGCGGATCACGGCCGTGGCCGCGAACTCCTTGCCGTTGGCGGGCCGGGAGTCCCGCGAGCGGCCCGGTACGACATGGTCGACCAGGGCGTCCAGGGCGATCCGCCGCTCGTCCGGGTCGGTCACCTGGTGCGCGGTGCCGTGCACCACCACGGAGCGGTAGTTGATCGAGTGGTGGAAGCCGGAGCGGGCCAGGATGAGCGCGTCCACATGGGTGACCGTCAGGCACACCGGGAGGCCCGGGTCGGCCTGGCCCGTCATCCGCAGCGGCCGCGAGCCCGTCGAACCGTGCACATAGAGCGTCTCGCCGACCCGGGCGTACAGCGTCGGCAGCACCACCGGGGCGCCGTCGCGGACGAAGCCGAGATGGCAGACGTATCCCTCGTCGAGTATCGAGTGCACGAGTTCCCTGTCGTACGAGGCCTTCTGGGCGGCCCGGGTGGGGACGGTGCGCTCGGTGGGGGTGTAGGCGGCGGGCGGTGGTGTCGTCCGCTCGGGTGTCGTCGTCCGCTCGGTCCCCGTCATTGCGATCTCCATTGCACTAGTGCATAATCTGCTTTGTGCTAGGAGAATACATGATCACCGGGCGGCGCGCAGTCGAGATTGCGGCGAGCATCGAGCAGGCGGTGGCGGCGGGCGAGCTGGAACCCGGTCGACTACTGCCCCCCATGCGGGAGTTGGCGGACCGGCTCGGGGTGAATCCGAATACCGTCGCGGCCGCCTACCGCACGCTGCGCGAGCGCGGGGTCATCGAGACCGCCGGCCGCCGGGGGAGCCGTGTGCGGTCCCGGCCGGCGACGACGGGGCGGGAGTACATCCGGGTGGAGGTGCCCGAGGGGGTGCGGGACCTCGCCGACGGCAATCCCGACCCCGCGTTGCTGCCGCGCCTGGCGGAGGTCTTCGCGGCCGCCGCCGAACAGGGCGACCGTGAACCGGTCCTCTACGGGGCGGGGGCCGTGGAACCCGGGTTGGCGCGGATCGCGCGGGCCGAGCTGGACGCCGACGGGGTGCCCGACGGACCGGTCGCCGTCACCTCGGGGTCGCTCGACGCCATCGAACGGGTCCTGGCCGTCCACCTCAAGCAGGGGGACGCCGTCGCCGTCGAGGACCCCGGTTGGGGGAGCGCGCTCGACCTGGTTCCGGCGCTCGGGCTGCGGGTCGTCCCGGTCGGCGTCGACGACGAGGGGCCGCTCCCCGACGACGTACGCAGGGCGCTGGAGGGCGGGGCGCGGGCCCTGATCGTCACCGACCGGGCGCAGAACCCCACCGGCGCGGCCGTGAGCGCCGATCGCGCGCGTGCCCTGCGTTCCGTGCTGCGGGAGCATCCGGAGACCTTGCTCATCGAGGACGACCACGGCTACCGGATCGTCGACCAGCCCCTGCATCCGCTCGCCGGGGGCACCCGCAGCTGGGCCTTCGTGCGGTCGGTCGCCAAGGCGTACGGCCCCGACCTGCGGCTCGCGGTGCTCACCGGCGACGCGGCCACCCTCGACCGGGTGCGGGGACGGCAGCGGCTGGGGCCGGGCTGGGTGAGCCGGCTGGTGCAGCGGGCCGTCGTCCGGCTGTGGTCCGGCGGCGCGGTGGACGCCGTGAGCGTGGCGGCGGCCTACGGACGGCGGCGGGACGCGCTGATCGGCGCCCTCGCGCGGCGCGGGGTCGAGGCGCACGGAGTCAGCGGGATGAACGTGTGGATCCGGGTGCCGGACGAGACCGGCGCGGT
The DNA window shown above is from Streptomyces akebiae and carries:
- a CDS encoding type II toxin-antitoxin system Rv0910 family toxin, giving the protein MADVSAEARIEAPAEQVWARLVDWSAYGEWNTTHTGFPKGGPKALEVGGTFQENLKLMGFPAEVEWTIAELEPARTLAIRGKGPMAVDLATRYTLIPDGDATTVRVDGRFTGAAVSLMAGKLKDSATAALDESLRKLGALVA
- a CDS encoding Clp protease N-terminal domain-containing protein, which gives rise to MRPPIPRPSAVDREPDHVEFESRLTDELASMIAAARRRALRDGDRQIDTAHLLHTLLESDPDVRAVFDGPQVARLLGYLVQRSIGYGLRWQIGVEDAGVVPGAPGTHGWSPVAARAMSQAHDRAVRRGERSAHGVDLLAALVAAPGSRAVEVLGTVGVDVGVVARRTVRTGEGS
- a CDS encoding EamA family transporter; the encoded protein is MPVHTSQGSHGQRGRGVGLVLALGSAVAFGGSGTAAKPLIEAGLDPLHVVWLRVVGAAVVMLPLAVRHRDLVRRRPALLVGFGLFAVAGVQAFYFASISRIPVGVALLVEYLGPAIVLGWVRFVQRRSVTPAAAVGVVLAVGGLACVVEIWSGLSFDPLGLLLALGAACCQAGYFVLSDQGSEAGAEAPDPLGVIAYGLLVGAAVLTVVARPWGMEWEVLGGAARMDGTAVPAWLLLGWVVLIATVLAYVTGVVAVRRLSPQVAGVVGCLEAVVATVLAWVLLGEHLGVAQIVGGLVVLAGAFVAQRSAPARRAPRKVASGGEGGDGGEGVEPELSVGRG
- a CDS encoding pyridoxamine 5'-phosphate oxidase family protein, whose product is MTGTERTTTPERTTPPPAAYTPTERTVPTRAAQKASYDRELVHSILDEGYVCHLGFVRDGAPVVLPTLYARVGETLYVHGSTGSRPLRMTGQADPGLPVCLTVTHVDALILARSGFHHSINYRSVVVHGTAHQVTDPDERRIALDALVDHVVPGRSRDSRPANGKEFAATAVIRLDLNEVSAKTRTGGVNDEPEDLTLPHWAGVVPLRKGYEPPIPDPDLAPGTELPDYLKTL
- a CDS encoding aminotransferase class I/II-fold pyridoxal phosphate-dependent enzyme: MLGEYMITGRRAVEIAASIEQAVAAGELEPGRLLPPMRELADRLGVNPNTVAAAYRTLRERGVIETAGRRGSRVRSRPATTGREYIRVEVPEGVRDLADGNPDPALLPRLAEVFAAAAEQGDREPVLYGAGAVEPGLARIARAELDADGVPDGPVAVTSGSLDAIERVLAVHLKQGDAVAVEDPGWGSALDLVPALGLRVVPVGVDDEGPLPDDVRRALEGGARALIVTDRAQNPTGAAVSADRARALRSVLREHPETLLIEDDHGYRIVDQPLHPLAGGTRSWAFVRSVAKAYGPDLRLAVLTGDAATLDRVRGRQRLGPGWVSRLVQRAVVRLWSGGAVDAVSVAAAYGRRRDALIGALARRGVEAHGVSGMNVWIRVPDETGAVARLLHAGWAVAPGARFRMSAPQGIRITVSTLTEEEIGRVAEAVASAIGPGPGAGTGYA